The window TCATCGTGACAACCGGGGTTCCGTTAGGTGACGAAGGAACTACTAACACGGTTCGCGTTCAATTAATTGGAACCAAGTTGGCCCAAGGTCAAGGAATTGGCGACGAAACGGTGATTGGGAAGGCAGTGGTTGCTGCTGACGCTGATGAAGCAAACGCTAAAGCCGTTGACGGAAGTGTTTTGGTAGTTAAAGATACTAACAAAGACTATTTACCGGCCATGAAGAAGGCTAGTGCAATCGTGGTTGAAACGGGTGGTTTAACTTCCTACGCTGCCGTAATCGGAATTTCTTTGGATGTTCCTGTGATTGTGGCTGCTCACAACGCTACTTCTACGATTACTGATGGTGAAGTAGTAACGGTGGACGCTCGGCGTGGAGTCGTTTACCAAGGTAATCAAGCTAAAAACGATTAATTAAATATTTTCTAAACCAAAAGGCATCCGGGTTTTTCCGGATGCCTTTTTCTTTGGTATAATGAAGAAAATTAAGCGCAACCTAATTAGCCGGAATAGTGAAATTGGAGAAGTTCATGAATGATGCAATTGGAACCATGATTACCACTACGGTAACCGATGAAAATGAGCAAGAGTATTTTGTGCAAAAGGATGGATTGACCTATTCTTTAGCCAAAGCAGAGATTAAAAAGCCGCTGAAACTGGGCAGTACCTTTCGGGGGTTTGCTTACGAAAATGAGAATCATGCCTTACGGATTACGCGTGAAGTACCGGCCATCGGCTTTGATCGTTACGGCTGGGGGAAGGTCGTGAATAAAAAGTTTGGCCTAGGCGTGTTCGTTGATATGGGGCTTCCCGATAAAGACTTAGCCGTTTCCATGGATGATCTGCCCGCCCTGCGTGCTTTGTGGCCAGACGTGGGCTATCAATTGTTAGTAGCCTTAAAGCGAGATCGCAAGGGTCGCTTGTGGGGCGAATTGGCAGACGACGAGGTCTTTAAAGCCATTTCGCAACCCGCCGGGAACCCGAAATTAAAGAACCGGATGCTTCAAGCCCGTGTGATTAATCCGAAAAAAATGGGAACGCAGGTTTTAACCGACCAGTATCATCTGGGTTTTATTGATAAGTCAGAAGAGGAACAAGAACCGCGTCTAGGTGAATTAGTTTCAGCCCGGGTGATTGGCTTGCGGCCCAACAAAACGTTGTATTTATCAATGCGTCCTCGTGCTTACGAAGCAATTAACGATGATGCCGAAATGATTTATCGGACGCTAACCATGCGCGCGGATCATTCTTTGCCTTACAACGATCATAGTGATCCGGATGCCATCAAAGCTTACTTCGGGATTAGTAAGGGGCAGTTCAAACGGGCCATTGGTCACCTTTTTAAAGCTAAGCAAATTACCATCACTACGGATGGCATTCAACTGGTGGAACCAGATCATGAATGATGATTTGGAAAACTACCTGCACTACTTAGTGGTGGAGCGGGGGTTAGCTGCTAACTCAGTTCAAAGTTACCGTCAGGATTTAACTCAGTTTATTGACTACTTGCAACAACAGCATCTGACCAGTTGGGGAGCAATTGATCAGTTTACCGTCCTGAGTTATTTAGAGCGGGAGAAAAAGGCCGGAAAAGCGCGAAACTCAGTCATTCACAGTGTTTCATCGTTACGAAAATTTTTCCAATATTTGATGAGGATGAAAGTGATTACGGTTGACCCGATGCAAAAAATTGCGACGCCCAAACGCGGGACGCATTTACCGTCCGTTTTAACCGATCAAGAGGTGCAACGCTTACTGGCGGTTCCCGACGTACAAAAAAAGTTAGGGTTGCGGGATCGTGCCATCTTAGAAGTTTTATATGCAACCGGCTTGCGGGTTTCTGAGTTAGTGAACCTGAAACTGCAAGATTTACACTTGGAAATGCACTTAATTCAAACCCTGGGGAAGGGGAACAAGGAACGAATTGTTCCGATTGATGATGTGGCCATTGAGTGGTTGATGCGTTATTTAGATACGGCACGGTCAGAATTGTTAAAACAGACCGCGAATGCGTATGTCTTCTTAAACGCCCACGGTCACCAATTAAGCCGACAAAGTGTGTGGAAAATGTTAAAACAAACGGCAGTAGCAGCCGGGATTCAAAAAAACATCACGCCCCACACACTGCGCCATACTTTTGCCACGCATTTACTGGAGAACGGAGCTGACTTACGGACCGTTCAAGAATTACTGGGTCATGCTGATATTTCTACCACCCAAATCTATACTCACGTTTCGCACGAGCATTTAACGCGCGAATACCAAAAGTACCACCCACGTGCGTAATAACAGGAGGAAGTCATGTTATATAAATATCAACCCGAAAATGAAAAGGTCGTTATGGGCATTTTGACGATGTCACAGCGCTCCCATCAGATTGAATTTTTGCAAGAAGAAATCCAGTGGTATGAGGACGGAGCTAATCGAAATTTGTACCTCTGGAAGGACCAATTTAATAATTGGGCAGGCGTCATTGGGATTGAGGAAAATCCGCAGTGGCTGTTGATGCGTAAAATGATTTTAACGCCGGATGCTGATACTTATTTTAATGCCTTCCGGGTGCTTGATAATTTAAAGACGCTGTACCCGAACCAACACATCATAGGAACCTTGCATAATCAAGAGGTGATTACACGGTGGGAGCGAAACAATGAGTAATGCTACCCTGAAGATTCATTTGACTGATTTTGATGGCCCGCTAGAACTATTGTTACATCTTATTAAAGATTCCGAGATGGATATCTATGACATCAACATTAAAGAGATTACGGACCAGTATTTTAAGTACCTGCAGAAGATGAAGGAAACCCAGTTGGAAGTGGCCGGCGAATTCTTTGTGATGGCAGCCAAATTGATGCACATAAAGTCGCAATGGCTGTTGGCAGAAGAAATTGATGATGATCAAGAGGAGGAAGATCCGCGTGCTGATTTAGTGGAGCAATTACTGGAATATAAGCGCTACCAGCAGGCGTCACATAGACTCCAGAAACGAGAGCGCCAACAACAAAAGTTGCATACCATTATACCTTCACGCCGGAATCAGGACGTAGAAATTGCAGCGCATGAGTTTGAAGTGATGGTACTGCAGAATGCCTGGCAACGGATTATCCGACGCAAGCGCCAAGTTAATGTGGGGCCATTGAACCAAATTGAAGAATGGCGGTTTAGTCTTGCAGATCAGGCTGCTTTTATTATTGACCAAGTGCAACAAAATCCGACCCAACCATTGTTTTTTTCCCAATTATTCAGTCCACGGTCAGAACCAGAAGAAATTGTGACGGACTTTCTGGCCGTTTTGACCTTGGCCAAGCAACAAGTGGTTCGGATTACTCAGACTCAGGGAAAGACCAATTTTATCATTGAAAGTAGGAAAAATAAGCATGTCAATTAGTGCGCAATTAGAAGCCTTAATTTATGCCGCGGGAGCCAGTGGAATTGAAATTAAGCAATTGGCACAAATTAGTCAATTGTCTATGGCTGTGGTACGAGAAAACGTGGTTAAGTTGGTCGAAGCTAGCTCCGCTGCTGATTACGGCTTAGTGATTCAGCAAAACGGCGACTTAGTAACTATGAGCACCAAACCGGAATATGATCAAGCGGTACGAAAGGTGCTTAACGATGATGATTCCCTGTTAACCCCAGCTATGTTGGAAACCTTAACCATCGTTGCCTACCAACAACCGATAACACGTTTGCAGGTTGATGAGGTTCGAGGAGTTAATAGTTCCGTTTCGCTGAAGAACTTACAGAGTCTGGGATTAATTATCATCGCGGGGCAGGCGGATGAACCAGGAACCCCGAACTTATACCGTACCACGGACCTATTTTTGCGGGCCTTTGGATTAACTGATTTGCAACAATTACCGCCCCTACCAGTTGAGCAACCGACTAGTGATGGAGCAATGTATCCAGCTAGAAATGATGACGAAGGAGAACCAGAATGAAAGAAAGATTACAAAAAGTAATGGCTCACGCAGGAATTGCATCGCGTCGGGCAAGTGAAAAATTGATTGAAACTGGTCATGTGCGAGTAAATGGCAAAGTGGTAACCACTTTAGGGACGACGGTCACGGATGCCGATCAAATTGAGGTTAATCATAAACCGATTCACAGAGAAGCCCCGGTCTATTTTTTATTCAATAAACCACGGGGTGTGATTACTTCTGCATCAGATGAAAAAAAACGCAAAACCGTCTTGGATTATTTTAAACATCAGGTTACAGAACGAATCTATCCGGTCGGACGTTTGGATTACGATACGACTGGAGCGTTGTTAGTAACCAACGATGGAAAGCTGGATTACCTCTTAACTCATCCCAAACATGAGATTCCCAAAACCTATCTAGCCAAGGTGACTGGCATCCCAGATGCAGCTGATTTTCAACGCTTGCAAACGGGAGTGAAGTTAGATGATCACCATACCAGTGCTCCCGCTGAAGTGCGCTTAGTTAAGAAAATGGGGACGGATGGACAAAACGCGTTAATGGAACTAACCATTCACGAAGGCCGGAATCACGAAGTTAAAAAAATGTTCCAAGCGGTGGGGCATCCAGTGGAAAAATTAAAGCGGACCGTTTTTGCCGGACTAAAACTTGCTGACTTAGAACCCGGTCAGTGGCGTCCCCTTAATAAACGAGAGGTTCGTGATTTACTAGAACTAGCGAAGGGAGAACTACCTCGTGAAAACAAATAACCAAGAACTAAAACGCATGGTGATTATTGCGATGTTAAGTGCGATTGCCTATCTCTTAATGTTTGTTTCGTTTCCAATCCTACCGTATGTCCCTTTTTTAAAACTAGATTTTTCTGATGTGCCAATTTTGCTGGGGCTTTTTATGCTCGGTCCCGTAGGTGCAATTGAAATTACCATTTTGAAATTATTTCTCTACTGGATGACGATGGGCTTTTCTGTAATTGAATTAGTGGGATTACTCGGTTCACTTGTCGCTTCACTATTACTAATCATCAGTTTTTGGGCATTCAAGAAATGGTTTTTAGCTGGCAAGGGAAAAATGGTATTGGCAATTGTGATTGCTGCCGTTGGATTGGCCATCGGGATGAGTTTATTAAATTACTTCATTCTAATGCCAGTTTATATGAACGTAGCCGGCTTTAAGCTCTCCATTTCTCTGCCAAAACTAGTTTTAATTGGGATCCTCCCGTTCAACCTGATTAAGGGGGTAGTCGATGGAACGCTGTTGGTTCTGATTTACGGCCGACTGAAGGGGTGGATGGAACGACGTTAATGGCAAGCTTAAACCAGGATTTGGCTCTCCTGTTATTGGATGCAAAGCAGTGGCGGCGTCCCCGTTCTCTGGCGAGTTTGGCGAAGGGCAAGCGGACGGTTTCCACTTTATACTGGGGTTTACGACATCAGCAACTCGGGTACCTAGGAATTTCCCGCTATTTAGATGTAGCCCAGTTAGACTTTCGTGCCTTACAACAACGTCACCTGATTGCAATTGAAAATGAACGTTATCGGTTAACGCAGACAGGACAGGCACAGCAACAACAGCTACGCTCCCAATTAGTACTTGACTGGCAAGCACGTTTTCAAACCGTTGATTTAATTCGTTTGAAGCAACGTTTGCTACTGTTGGTTCAGGTAGTTTCTGAATTTCAACACCACCAAGCGCATTATTTTGTGGTGCGCACCCCCTTACGTGAGCAACAGTGGGTTAAAAGTTACTTTAAGCAATTGCGACAGTCCCAGCGTTATCAACTGGTGGGTTCGGATTTAACTGTTTATCTAGAAACGTTACCTGACCAAACTGCCCAGGTTTTAGGACAGGAACTGGTTGGGTATCAAAATAACGGATTGACCCGCGATCAGATTGCTATTTCCGTGCAGCAAAACTCACTGGCAGTGGCTTTTTTCGAGTTAAGTGCATTAGGCAAATTGGTGGACTGGTGCCAGCGCCATCCCCATTCCGTTTTGGCTCCGTTATGTCAGGGATTAGCACGACCATTGATTAGTAAAAATGCGTTGCGCACTCTGAATTTGTATCAAGCAACTAAATCCTTGGAGGTGGTGGCGCACACTCAACGAATTCGACAATCAACGGTACAAGAGCATCTTTTAGAAACAGCGATTTATTTACCGATGGCACAGTTTCCGTATGTAGATTTCACTAGCAAGGATCAGGTTAAGCAATTGATTGCGCAATGGGGTCCAGATGTTGATACATGGCAATTTCAAACTCGACCGGATGAGCACTTAACTTTCCTTCAATTCCGTCTAATTCAAATTTGGTTAACTAAAGAACAACAAGGAGAATCCAGCGATGGAGAACCTAACTAAGATATTGCAAACGCGTTTTGGATTTCAAAGATTTCGGCCGGGACAAGAAGCTGCTTTAAAGCACTTATTAGCCGAAGAATCCGTGTTGGCAGTTTTACCCACAGGAGCTGGTAAAACGTTAATTTATCAAATGTATGGGGCGGTTACTGACCGTCCCGTCATTATTGTTTCACCCTTGTTGTCTTTGATGACTGATCAAGTGGAACGAATGCAGGCGGAGGGTGAAAAACGGGTCGTTGCATTTAACTCCCAACAAAATTGGTCAGAACGACAACGAGCGTTAGATCAGTTAGCACAGTATCGATTTATTTTTGTTTCTCCCGAAAGTTTGGCTAATTTAGATTTGGTGCAGCGGTTAGCTCAAATTAATCCCGGCTTATTCGTAATTGACGAAGCTCATTGCATTTCGCAGTGGGCCGTTGACTTTCGGCCAGATTATTTAGATTTAGGTCAACATTGGCAAACACTAGGGCAACCGCAGCTTTTACTTCTAACGGCGACTGCTTCGCCTAGGATTCAAAGTGACATTTTGCAAAAGTTACAAGTTCATAACATAGCTCGGGTTATTTTGGATGTGGATCGGCCTAACATTTTTTTGGCCGAGCAGACTCTTGAGACGGAAATCGATAAGCAAGCATTTTTGGTGGACTTTTTCAAACATACACCGGGACCGGCCATTATTTATTTTTCCAGTAAAAAAATGGCCAACCAGATGGCCGCTACATTACAAGCAGAAACGGAGTTAAACGTAGCTGCTTATCATGCTGACTTAGACACAGAGACGCGGTTTAAAGTCCAGCATCAGTTCATGGACGATCAGCTCCAGGTAATTTGTGCGACCTCAGCCTTTGGGATGGGGATCGATAAAGCTAACATTCGCATTATCATTCATTATCACCTGCCTCAGGACTTAGAAAGCTATCTGCAAGAAATTGGCCGGGCTGGGCGGGATGGTAAACAAAGTTTAGCGTTATTACTCTATACGCCTGGGGATGAAACTCTAGCGTTGAATCTTATTGATCATTCTTTGCCCACAGAAGCCACGCTGTCCATGTATACGCAGCAACCGCAGCAACTGAATGAGCAAATGCGAAAGTTGATTCAATATTATGGGCGACACCAAGTAAGTCATGATCAGATGTTAGCCATCTTTCAAGCAGAACGAAAACGGAAGGAAGCGGCCCTTCTGAAGGTAGTGCAGTATGTTTTAACTACTGGTTGTCGGCGTGAACGATTATTGAGCAATTTTTCTAACCAACTTCAGGATAAACCACAGTGGTGTTGTGATTTTGATCAACCAGATTGGACCATAGCTGCATTAAAATTAGAAACACCACGGGTACTGAAACCAAATTTAATGAAAGATTGGCACCAAATTATTGCCGAATTATTTGAAGCAGATGGTAACATGCTATAATTAAACCATTAAGAACAGGGAGGCTGAAAAATTGGATAAACGAGATAATCCAGATCAAGCTGGACAACCGTGGGAACAGTCATTTGACGAGGAACCGACTGCTGCGGCAGATAATTCAGAATTAAATGGGGGGAAAAAGGAGAAAAAGTCAGACAAAAATTTGTCGCGAATGGCCCGGAGAAAACGACAAGGTAACATTAAGGTCATTGTGACGATTTTGATTTCCGTGGTGGTATTAATCGCGTTGTTTGCGTTGGCCTTTGGGATGTCTCAGCAAAAGAACTTGAATAATTCTAAACAAGCTGAAACCAAAACCACTAAGCAAGCAACTAAGAAAAAGACGAAAAAAGAACCAAAGAAAAAGAAAATCACTAAGGAAGAAACGGCGGATACTGATAATTCAAATGATGCTACGCAACAGGAACCCAGTGCAAATCAGTCAGACACGACTAGTTCTACTACAGTTCCATCTGGTCAAACCACAACTACTAACCAAAACGGCACCGCTAAGAATACTCAAGTGAATCCAAATAACACAAATGATAAGCCGGCGAATTCGGATACAAACACGAACTCAAGTGCAAGTTCGAATGATTACATTGTGGTTCAAAGACACGAAGGGCTGTACCGGGTTGCGCAGAATGCCGGGATTAGTATGCAAAAATTAGAGCAACTTAACGGTCTTACGTCACAAAGCGTAATCGTGCCAGGACAAAAATTAAGAATTAGATAGTTGAGGATTGATGAGGATGCACCAAAAAGGATTACAAGTTGCCATTGACGGACCAGCATCAGCTGGAAAAAGCACCGTGGCCAAGATTGTGGCTCAACGGTTTGCGTATGTATATGTAGATACGGGAGCCATGTATCGAACTGTTACCCTTGTAGCATTACAGGCTGGGGTGGATTTATCTGACGAAGAACGAGTTTTACAATTATTAGAACAAACCCAAATTACGTTTCAACCAGGCGAACCGGTCCAACATGTATTTGCTAATCAACAAGAAGTAACAGAAGCCATTCGTTCGGAACTAGTAACTAATAACGTTTCAACGGTTGCGGCGTTGCCAAAAATTAGAGAAGCCCTGGTAGACCGCCAACGAGAAATTGCCCGAGCCGGTGGAGTAGTAATGGATGGCCGCGACATTGGTACGACGGTCCTTCCAGATGCAGATGTTAAAATATTCTTAGTTGCTAGTGTTAATCAACGGGCTGAGCGCCGTTATTTAGAAAATCAGGCGAAGGGCATTACGACTAGTCTAGCCGATTTGCAGGCGGAAATTGCCGAGCGTGATTATAAAGATTCTCATCGAACTGTTTCTCCTCTGAAAAAAGCTGCAGACGCAGTTGAAATTGATACAACGACTCTTTCCATTGAGCAGGTGGTAAATCAGATTGCTGAATTAATGCAGCAAAAGCTCCAGGAAACAAAAAATAAGTAAGGTTAGCGATATTTTACTGGTATTCTACAATCAATTAGGATAAAATGGTCGTAGAGTAGTTTCAAGGAGGAAATGTTTGATGAGTGAAAATGAAAACAAACAATTATTAGATGCGCTTGATAATATCAAGCAGGTAAACATTGGAGACGTTGTGGACGGTGAAATTTTAGCCGTTGATAATGATCAACAATTAATGGTCGGAATCGAAGGAGCCGGGGTTGAAGGTGTTATTCCTCACCGCGAAATTTCTGGAGATCCAGACGAAAACATCGCCGATAACTATAAAGTGGGTGACCAAGTTAAAGTTGTCGTAGTTTCTAAGATTGGTGACGATAAGGAAAATGGTAGTTACTTACTTTCAATTCGTCGCTTAGAAGCTTTAAAGGTTTGGGATGAAATTAAGGAAAAAGCTGAAAAAGATGAAACCATTACGGTTAAGGTAACTCGTCCAGTTAAGGGTGGATTAGTAGTTAACGCTGATGGTGTTCGTGGCTTTATCCCTGCTTCAAT of the Fructilactobacillus cliffordii genome contains:
- a CDS encoding S1 RNA-binding domain-containing protein, with translation MNDAIGTMITTTVTDENEQEYFVQKDGLTYSLAKAEIKKPLKLGSTFRGFAYENENHALRITREVPAIGFDRYGWGKVVNKKFGLGVFVDMGLPDKDLAVSMDDLPALRALWPDVGYQLLVALKRDRKGRLWGELADDEVFKAISQPAGNPKLKNRMLQARVINPKKMGTQVLTDQYHLGFIDKSEEEQEPRLGELVSARVIGLRPNKTLYLSMRPRAYEAINDDAEMIYRTLTMRADHSLPYNDHSDPDAIKAYFGISKGQFKRAIGHLFKAKQITITTDGIQLVEPDHE
- the xerD gene encoding site-specific tyrosine recombinase XerD → MNDDLENYLHYLVVERGLAANSVQSYRQDLTQFIDYLQQQHLTSWGAIDQFTVLSYLEREKKAGKARNSVIHSVSSLRKFFQYLMRMKVITVDPMQKIATPKRGTHLPSVLTDQEVQRLLAVPDVQKKLGLRDRAILEVLYATGLRVSELVNLKLQDLHLEMHLIQTLGKGNKERIVPIDDVAIEWLMRYLDTARSELLKQTANAYVFLNAHGHQLSRQSVWKMLKQTAVAAGIQKNITPHTLRHTFATHLLENGADLRTVQELLGHADISTTQIYTHVSHEHLTREYQKYHPRA
- a CDS encoding riboflavin biosynthesis protein RibT — its product is MLYKYQPENEKVVMGILTMSQRSHQIEFLQEEIQWYEDGANRNLYLWKDQFNNWAGVIGIEENPQWLLMRKMILTPDADTYFNAFRVLDNLKTLYPNQHIIGTLHNQEVITRWERNNE
- a CDS encoding segregation and condensation protein A; this encodes MSNATLKIHLTDFDGPLELLLHLIKDSEMDIYDINIKEITDQYFKYLQKMKETQLEVAGEFFVMAAKLMHIKSQWLLAEEIDDDQEEEDPRADLVEQLLEYKRYQQASHRLQKRERQQQKLHTIIPSRRNQDVEIAAHEFEVMVLQNAWQRIIRRKRQVNVGPLNQIEEWRFSLADQAAFIIDQVQQNPTQPLFFSQLFSPRSEPEEIVTDFLAVLTLAKQQVVRITQTQGKTNFIIESRKNKHVN
- the scpB gene encoding SMC-Scp complex subunit ScpB is translated as MSISAQLEALIYAAGASGIEIKQLAQISQLSMAVVRENVVKLVEASSAADYGLVIQQNGDLVTMSTKPEYDQAVRKVLNDDDSLLTPAMLETLTIVAYQQPITRLQVDEVRGVNSSVSLKNLQSLGLIIIAGQADEPGTPNLYRTTDLFLRAFGLTDLQQLPPLPVEQPTSDGAMYPARNDDEGEPE
- a CDS encoding pseudouridine synthase, translating into MKERLQKVMAHAGIASRRASEKLIETGHVRVNGKVVTTLGTTVTDADQIEVNHKPIHREAPVYFLFNKPRGVITSASDEKKRKTVLDYFKHQVTERIYPVGRLDYDTTGALLVTNDGKLDYLLTHPKHEIPKTYLAKVTGIPDAADFQRLQTGVKLDDHHTSAPAEVRLVKKMGTDGQNALMELTIHEGRNHEVKKMFQAVGHPVEKLKRTVFAGLKLADLEPGQWRPLNKREVRDLLELAKGELPRENK
- a CDS encoding ECF transporter S component — encoded protein: MKTNNQELKRMVIIAMLSAIAYLLMFVSFPILPYVPFLKLDFSDVPILLGLFMLGPVGAIEITILKLFLYWMTMGFSVIELVGLLGSLVASLLLIISFWAFKKWFLAGKGKMVLAIVIAAVGLAIGMSLLNYFILMPVYMNVAGFKLSISLPKLVLIGILPFNLIKGVVDGTLLVLIYGRLKGWMERR
- a CDS encoding helix-turn-helix domain-containing protein, coding for MASLNQDLALLLLDAKQWRRPRSLASLAKGKRTVSTLYWGLRHQQLGYLGISRYLDVAQLDFRALQQRHLIAIENERYRLTQTGQAQQQQLRSQLVLDWQARFQTVDLIRLKQRLLLLVQVVSEFQHHQAHYFVVRTPLREQQWVKSYFKQLRQSQRYQLVGSDLTVYLETLPDQTAQVLGQELVGYQNNGLTRDQIAISVQQNSLAVAFFELSALGKLVDWCQRHPHSVLAPLCQGLARPLISKNALRTLNLYQATKSLEVVAHTQRIRQSTVQEHLLETAIYLPMAQFPYVDFTSKDQVKQLIAQWGPDVDTWQFQTRPDEHLTFLQFRLIQIWLTKEQQGESSDGEPN
- a CDS encoding RecQ family ATP-dependent DNA helicase gives rise to the protein MENLTKILQTRFGFQRFRPGQEAALKHLLAEESVLAVLPTGAGKTLIYQMYGAVTDRPVIIVSPLLSLMTDQVERMQAEGEKRVVAFNSQQNWSERQRALDQLAQYRFIFVSPESLANLDLVQRLAQINPGLFVIDEAHCISQWAVDFRPDYLDLGQHWQTLGQPQLLLLTATASPRIQSDILQKLQVHNIARVILDVDRPNIFLAEQTLETEIDKQAFLVDFFKHTPGPAIIYFSSKKMANQMAATLQAETELNVAAYHADLDTETRFKVQHQFMDDQLQVICATSAFGMGIDKANIRIIIHYHLPQDLESYLQEIGRAGRDGKQSLALLLYTPGDETLALNLIDHSLPTEATLSMYTQQPQQLNEQMRKLIQYYGRHQVSHDQMLAIFQAERKRKEAALLKVVQYVLTTGCRRERLLSNFSNQLQDKPQWCCDFDQPDWTIAALKLETPRVLKPNLMKDWHQIIAELFEADGNML
- a CDS encoding LysM peptidoglycan-binding domain-containing protein translates to MDKRDNPDQAGQPWEQSFDEEPTAAADNSELNGGKKEKKSDKNLSRMARRKRQGNIKVIVTILISVVVLIALFALAFGMSQQKNLNNSKQAETKTTKQATKKKTKKEPKKKKITKEETADTDNSNDATQQEPSANQSDTTSSTTVPSGQTTTTNQNGTAKNTQVNPNNTNDKPANSDTNTNSSASSNDYIVVQRHEGLYRVAQNAGISMQKLEQLNGLTSQSVIVPGQKLRIR
- the cmk gene encoding (d)CMP kinase codes for the protein MHQKGLQVAIDGPASAGKSTVAKIVAQRFAYVYVDTGAMYRTVTLVALQAGVDLSDEERVLQLLEQTQITFQPGEPVQHVFANQQEVTEAIRSELVTNNVSTVAALPKIREALVDRQREIARAGGVVMDGRDIGTTVLPDADVKIFLVASVNQRAERRYLENQAKGITTSLADLQAEIAERDYKDSHRTVSPLKKAADAVEIDTTTLSIEQVVNQIAELMQQKLQETKNK